The Lycium barbarum isolate Lr01 chromosome 10, ASM1917538v2, whole genome shotgun sequence genome includes a region encoding these proteins:
- the LOC132616036 gene encoding uncharacterized protein LOC132616036 — protein MVRTRSTATGGQEPAPAPAHASIPVARAAVRGRGRGRGGGHGRGRGRAANPNRNQAPAPVQDPDRDLTRELDDISGEEIRATEAQPGVAATPDFQEDVFRVLGYFDSLAQAGMIPVAPDGSQTKVGGHTPDATVAPGFRTSRVLPAAAVAPRIDAVPAPDFALGPMDGPVLTSEERKLFEGFTKMSPPWFYGTPGEDAYEFIVSCHEMLHKLGVVESHGVDYVSFQLVGDAKQWWRSYMECRPVGSPPLTWTQFYQVFLERYVPRTLRDNKKDEFSTLERRGRTVVEYETRFLALSRYATALLPTEAERVRRFVKGLDLPLRLATLQLEASGASFPSVVQHAQRVESEMGRAHNRGGDKKARRFDSFGGPIRGGGHHDRVRHHPYSRPIQSSLQALASGSSNYSGKSSKQTSRGSYSQPLDPGGYSGFSMTVKQPMAR, from the coding sequence atggtgaggacgcgaTCGACCGCTACTGGAGGCCAGGAGCCTGCACCTGCACCCGCACATGCATCCATACCCGTTGCCCGAGCAGCTGTCCGTGGGCGAGGCAGGGGACGTGGCGGAGGACATGGCAGGGGCAGAGGCCGTGCAGCTAATCCAAATAGGAACCAAGCACCAGCACCTGTTCAGGACCCTGACAGAGATTTAACTCGGGAGCTTGACGACATTTCGGGAGAGGAGATTAGGGCTACTGAGGCACAGCCTGGGGTCGCAGCTACTCCTGATTTTCAGGAGGATGTGTTTCGAGTGTTGGGGTACTTTGACAGTTTGGCTCAGGCGGGCATGATTCCAGTTGCTCCAGATGGCTCGCAGACTAAAGTGGGAGGTCATACTCCCGATGCTACGGTTGCTCCAGGATTTAGAACATCGAGGGTATTGCCGGCAGCAGCagtggctccccgtattgatgcTGTTCCAGCGCCTGATTTTGCTCTAGGGCCTATGGATGGGCCAGTGTTGACCAGCGAGGAGCGAAAATTGTTCGAGGGATTTACCAAAATGTCTCCTCCTTGGTTCTATGGTACTCCCGgggaggatgcgtatgagtttatTGTTAGCTGCCATGAGATGCTTCATAAGTTAGGTGTAGTGGAGTCTCATGGGGTCGATTATGTTTCTTTCCAGTTAGTTGGGGATGCCAAGCAGTGGTGGAGATCGTACATGGAGTGTCGACCAGTTGGATCGCCACCTTTGACCTGGACCCAGTTCTACCAGGTGTTCCTGGAGAGATATGTTCCTCGTACTCTGAGAGACAACAAGAAGGATGAGTTTTCGACATTAGAGCGGCGAGGTAGGACGGTCGTGGAGTATGAGACCAGATTTCTCGCTTTGTCCCGTTATGCGACGGCATTACTTCCCACGGAGGCTGAGAGAGTGaggagatttgtgaagggtttggaCCTTCCGCTTCGACTGGCCACCTTACAGTTGGAGGCTTCTGGGGCCTCATTTCCGTCAGTTGTACAGCATGCCCAGAGGGTCGAGTCAGAGATGGGTCGGGCACATAATAGGGGTGGCGACAAGAAAGCTCGTAGATTTGACAGTTTCGGAGGTCCTATTAGAGGTGGGGGACACCATGACAGGGTTCGTCATCATCCCTACAGCCGCCCCATCCAGTCGTCACTACAGGCTTTAGCAAGTGGTTCTTCAAATTATAGTGGGAAAAGTTCTAAACAGACTTCCCGAGGATCTTACTCTCAACCCTTAGACCCCGGTGGGTATTCTGGTTTTTCTATGACAGTTAAGCAGCCTATGGCCAGATGA
- the LOC132612606 gene encoding uricase-2 isozyme 1, translated as MEELKGLKLAQRHGKSRVRVARVWKDGDGKHHFAEWSVNISLLSDCISAYIAGDNSDIVATDTMKNTVYAKAKECSEQLSAEDFAIVLAKHFTSYYQQVTAAIVNIVEKPWERISIKGQQHDHGFKLGSERHTTEVMVDKSGILRMTSGIEGLSILKTTQSGFEGFIRDKYTILPETQERMMATEVSASWRYSFESLSSLPLKPLYFTERYMDVKEVLLNTFFGPSKEGVYSPSVQATLYEMAKAVLGRFPDISFIQLKMPNLHFLPVNLPSKDNPVIVKFDDDVYLPTDEPHGTIQATLSRIRSKM; from the exons ATGGAGGAATTGAAGGGACTGAAACTGGCACAAAGGCATGGAAAATCAAGAGTAAGAGTAGCCAGGGTTTGGAAAGATGGAGATGGAAAACATCACTTTGCTGAATGGAGTGTTAATATCAGTCTCCTCTCCGATTGTATATCTGCTTATATCGCTGGTGATAATTCTGATATCGTCGCCACCGATACCATGAAAAACACt GTGTATGCCAAAGCTAAGGAATGTTCAGAGCAACTCTCAGCTGAAGATTTTGCCATTGTACTTGCAAAACACTTCACTTCCTATTATCAGCAG GTAACTGCTGCAATCGTTAATATAGTTGAAAAGCCATGGGAACGCATTAGCATAAAGGGGCAACAGCATGACCATG GTTTTAAGCTTGGCTCTGAGAGACACACAACTGAAGTAATGGTCGATAAATCGGGAATATTGCGCATGACATCTGGTATCGAAGGATTATCAATTCTGAAGACAACTCAG TCAGGTTTTGAAGGATTCATTAGGGACAAGTACACTATCTTGCCTGAAACACAGGAAAGGATGATGGCTACAGAGGTCTCTGCATCTTGGAG GTACTCTTTTGAGTCTCTCTCAAGTCTTCCCCTGAAGCCTCTGTATTTCACAGAGAGATACATGGATGTGAAGGAGGTCCTGCTAAACACATTCTTTGGCCCATCTAAGGAAGGAGTATACAGTCCTTCTGTTCAAGCCACGCTTTATGAAATGGCGAAGGCTGTTCTTGGAAG GTTTCCCGACATTTCATTCATTCAGTTGAAGATGCCAAATCTCCATTTCCTGCCAGTCAATTTGCCAAGCAAAGATAATCCAGTAATTGTTAAG TTTGATGATGATGTTTATTTGCCTACGGATGAACCGCATGGAACAATTCAGGCCACTCTCAGTCGTATTAGGTCAAAGATGTAA
- the LOC132612604 gene encoding uncharacterized protein LOC132612604, whose translation MSLGGEKKNVVVIGGGVAGSVVAKTLQNEANVSLIDEKEYFEITWASLRSIVEPTFATRSVITHTEYLPQAKIIASAAVDITDTDILTKQGNRIPYDYLVVATGHTQSGASTKLVKISQYLAENEKIKAANSILIVGGGPTGVELAGEIAVDFPAKKVTLVHRGSRLLEFIGESARKKALNWLTSKKVEVILGQSVDVNSASEGVYKTSGGETIVADCHFFCIGTPFGSAWLKETILKDSLDSRGRLMVDSNLRIKGHNNIFATGDITDIPELKQGYLAQEHAKVAAKNITSLIKGAEDDHKLAVYKPATKALALVSLGRKDAVAQFPCLSIAGRVPGMIKSGDLFVGKTRKGLGLQPDV comes from the exons ATGAGTTTAGGGGGAGAAAAGAAAAATGTGGTAGTTATTGGGGGTGGTGTTGCAGGTTCTGTTGTTGCTAAAACTCTTCAAAATGAGGCCAATGTTTCCCTTATTGATGA GAAGGAGTATTTTGAGATAACATGGGCAAGCTTAAGGTCTATTGTTGAACCTACATTTGCTACAAGATCAGTGATTACTCACACTGAGTACCTTCCTCAAGCGAAAATCATTGCATCAGCTGCAGTTGACATCACAGACACCGATATATTAACCAAACAAGGCAATCGAATTCCCTATGACTATCTTGTTGTTGCCACTGGTCATACACAAAGCGGTGCTTCAACGAAACTGGTGAAGATTAGTCAATACCTAGCAG AGAATGAAAAGATAAAGGCTGCAAACTCCATATTAATAGTCGGAGGAGGGCCAACAGGTGTGGAGCTGGCTGGTGAAATTGCTGTTGATTTTCCTGCTAAGAAGGTGACGCTGGTGCACAGGGGATCAAGATTGTTGGAATTTATCGGAGAAAGTGCCAGAAAAAAGGCACTGAATTGGCTTACTTCAAAGAAAGTTGAGGTCATCTTAGGGCAATCTGTCGATGTAAACTCTGCATCAGAAGGCGTTTATAAAACATCGGGTGGAGAAACCATAGTTGCTGATTGCCATTTTTTCTGCATCGGTACACCATTTGGTTCAGCATGGCTAAAAGAAACTATCTTAAAGGATAGTTTGGACAGTCGTGGAAGGCTAATGGTTGATTCAAATTTGAGGATCAAGGGACACAACAATATCTTTGCTACTGGGGACATTACCGATATTCCG GAACTTAAACAGGGATATTTGGCTCAAGAACATGCAAAGGTAGCAGCCAAGAATATCACGTCGTTAATAAAGGGAGCGGAAGACGATCACAAATTGGCTGTGTATAAGCCAGCAACCAAGGCATTGGCTTTAGTTTCTCTTGGGAGAAAAGACGCAGTGGCTCAATTTCCTTGTTTGTCAATTGCTGGACGCGTTCCAGGCATGATAAAATCCGGGGATCTATTTGTTGGAAAGACGCGCAAGGGACTTGGTCTACAGCCCGATGTTTAG